One Terriglobia bacterium DNA window includes the following coding sequences:
- a CDS encoding DUF433 domain-containing protein, translated as MSTAIGTLLSRSPNICGGRIRIDGTRVTVHQVVTCYQRGLTAEEIVEEYPHINLAQVYAALACYHANRDEIDRELEAETSDFLRLADESKSNS; from the coding sequence ATGAGCACTGCAATCGGCACGCTGCTGAGCCGCTCTCCTAACATTTGTGGTGGGCGCATCCGAATCGACGGAACACGTGTAACTGTCCATCAGGTCGTGACCTGTTATCAACGCGGGCTAACAGCAGAAGAAATCGTCGAAGAATATCCTCACATCAATCTTGCTCAGGTCTACGCAGCCCTCGCCTGCTATCACGCCAATCGGGATGAGATCGATCGCGAACTCGAAGCGGAAACCTCCGATTTTCTTCGGCTCGCTGACGAATCCAAATCGAATTCCTAA
- a CDS encoding DUF2182 domain-containing protein gives MASAAIETLLRRDRLVVVTALGAVTLLAWAYIIRLALQMDMTGMDMTGFRMAVAAAGMVMRPAFEPWSAAEFAFTFAMWAIMMIGMMTPSAAPMVLLYARVARQAAIDGKPFAPTAWFFGGYVLIWTGFSLLATVAQWLLDRAAMLTPAMSSANALLGAGVLIACGVYQWSSLKDQCLKHCQSPMHFIQQHGGFRSAPFASLQLGISHGLYCVGCCWALMALLFIGGVMNVLWVASIAVFVLAEKVVRTRHLIPRLAGLLFISGGIFLLLHRP, from the coding sequence GTGGCCAGCGCGGCGATCGAGACGCTGCTGAGGCGCGACCGCCTGGTCGTGGTCACGGCATTAGGCGCGGTCACCCTCCTCGCGTGGGCTTACATCATCCGTCTCGCCCTTCAAATGGACATGACGGGAATGGACATGACAGGATTCCGGATGGCTGTCGCGGCAGCCGGAATGGTGATGAGACCGGCATTCGAGCCGTGGAGCGCGGCGGAATTCGCCTTCACGTTTGCGATGTGGGCCATCATGATGATCGGCATGATGACGCCGTCCGCCGCTCCCATGGTTCTGCTCTATGCGCGGGTCGCCCGTCAGGCCGCGATCGACGGCAAACCGTTCGCCCCCACCGCCTGGTTCTTCGGCGGCTATGTTCTCATCTGGACCGGGTTTTCACTCCTGGCGACTGTCGCGCAATGGCTCCTGGATCGCGCGGCGATGCTGACGCCGGCGATGTCGAGCGCGAACGCGCTGCTTGGCGCAGGCGTCCTCATTGCCTGCGGCGTTTATCAATGGTCTTCGCTTAAGGACCAATGCCTGAAGCACTGCCAGTCACCGATGCACTTTATTCAGCAACACGGCGGCTTCCGGTCCGCGCCCTTCGCTTCGCTTCAGCTCGGAATATCGCACGGCCTTTACTGCGTAGGGTGCTGCTGGGCGCTGATGGCACTGCTCTTCATCGGCGGCGTCATGAACGTCTTATGGGTGGCGTCGATCGCAGTCTTCGTTCTCGCCGAAAAGGTCGTCCGCACGCGGCATCTCATTCCGCGGCTCGCCGGCCTGCTCTTTATATCCGGAGGGATTTTCCTTCTTCTGCACCGGCCATGA
- a CDS encoding DUF5615 family PIN-like protein, whose product MKASLYLDEDTMATALVVALRARGADIQTFVDAGLRGKEDGALLEWAASNKRTLYIQRAGFLQIAQDISTVVKNTLASLWFHANATTYPIKDLTCPQAAGQFQMY is encoded by the coding sequence GTGAAGGCTTCCCTTTATTTGGACGAAGACACGATGGCTACTGCTCTGGTCGTTGCGCTCCGCGCGCGTGGTGCGGATATACAAACATTCGTCGATGCTGGTTTGCGGGGAAAGGAAGACGGAGCGCTACTGGAATGGGCCGCTTCAAATAAAAGAACGCTCTACATTCAACGTGCCGGATTTCTGCAAATTGCACAAGATATCTCGACAGTGGTAAAGAACACGCTGGCATCATTATGGTTCCACGCCAACGCTACGACATACCCGATCAAGGACCTAACGTGTCCACAGGCCGCGGGACAATTTCAAATGTATTAA
- a CDS encoding DUF1326 domain-containing protein produces MAETKWTIKGREFVHCNCAYGCPCQFNALPTHGNCQAVMGVQIDEGFHAGTKLDGLRMAAIMVWPGPVHEGKGQVVPIIDERGTPEQRDALLRIMGGMDTEPGATVFQVFSTTWEKVHDPVFTKIDFTVDIDRRRAKLNVPGVIEGRGEPIVNVSTGKEQRARINLPDGFEYTIAEMGRGWAKTSGAVQINLSDSYAHFANLHLTQSGVVR; encoded by the coding sequence ATGGCTGAAACCAAATGGACGATCAAAGGACGCGAATTTGTGCATTGCAATTGCGCATATGGTTGTCCCTGCCAGTTCAATGCGCTGCCGACCCACGGCAATTGCCAGGCGGTCATGGGCGTTCAAATCGATGAAGGTTTTCATGCAGGCACGAAGCTCGATGGGTTGAGGATGGCGGCAATCATGGTCTGGCCGGGCCCGGTCCACGAAGGAAAAGGTCAGGTGGTTCCGATTATCGATGAGCGGGGAACTCCGGAACAGCGTGATGCGCTGCTGCGGATCATGGGCGGAATGGATACCGAGCCGGGCGCCACCGTCTTTCAGGTTTTTTCGACGACGTGGGAGAAGGTGCACGATCCTGTTTTCACGAAGATCGACTTCACAGTCGATATCGACAGACGCCGGGCGAAGCTCAATGTGCCGGGTGTTATCGAAGGACGCGGCGAACCGATTGTGAACGTCTCCACCGGAAAAGAGCAGCGAGCGCGAATCAATCTCCCGGACGGTTTCGAATACACGATTGCGGAAATGGGGCGCGGCTGGGCGAAGACTTCAGGGGCGGTCCAGATCAATCTGTCCGACTCGTACGCGCACTTCGCCAATCTCCACCTCACGCAAAGCGGCGTCGTTCGATAG